In Syntrophomonas wolfei subsp. wolfei str. Goettingen G311, a single window of DNA contains:
- a CDS encoding Ig-like domain-containing protein — protein MLKFRQESRSSLVLALVVLFCLFLTLPVLAEGGSGDGSGGGHDAPLGLASSNPADGASNVAVNTQIKLTFNKNVINMSVKDNNIKCFALYNNGQQVPINVIMADDQIQPEYKREVTIAPQQSLQPGSSYTLKISPEMQAKSGSVLEQEVKVSFTTADGKSVTPTTPKNNQNTVKPSEPVKQQTDTNKNQAVQNQVTGDDAIADSDKLDTSDNQVPAGKDETKSEKDKVNNAETASTDDNQTQTADNDNSLSKPLNVGIVVVAGALLLYFFLRRK, from the coding sequence GTGTTGAAGTTCAGGCAGGAATCCAGGTCTTCTTTGGTATTAGCGCTGGTTGTTCTTTTTTGCTTATTCCTAACCTTACCGGTACTGGCTGAAGGTGGTAGTGGTGACGGGTCTGGAGGCGGGCACGATGCCCCTCTGGGGTTAGCTTCTTCCAACCCTGCTGATGGGGCATCAAATGTAGCAGTTAATACTCAGATTAAGCTAACCTTTAATAAAAACGTAATCAATATGTCGGTAAAGGATAATAACATAAAATGTTTCGCCCTATATAATAATGGACAGCAGGTTCCAATCAACGTTATTATGGCCGATGACCAGATACAACCGGAATACAAGCGAGAAGTGACTATTGCCCCCCAGCAGTCTCTTCAGCCTGGAAGTAGTTATACCCTAAAAATATCACCTGAGATGCAGGCTAAAAGCGGTTCCGTATTAGAGCAAGAGGTAAAAGTAAGTTTTACTACGGCTGATGGGAAAAGCGTAACTCCTACTACCCCTAAAAATAATCAAAATACAGTAAAGCCTTCAGAACCAGTAAAGCAACAGACTGATACCAATAAGAACCAGGCTGTACAAAATCAAGTAACAGGTGATGATGCTATAGCTGACAGCGACAAGTTGGATACGAGTGATAATCAGGTGCCGGCAGGAAAAGATGAAACTAAGTCCGAAAAGGATAAAGTTAATAATGCTGAAACAGCCAGCACTGACGATAACCAGACCCAAACCGCTGATAATGACAACAGTTTAAGTAAGCCGCTAAATGTCGGTATTGTTGTAGTCGCAGGGGCATTATTACTTTATTTTTTCCTGAGACGTAAATAA
- a CDS encoding TOBE domain-containing protein: MNISARNQLKGKVASIQEGAVNAIVTLKTDGGNNFTSTISKEAVKELGLAPGKEAMAVIKATEVMIGLGEMKLSARNQLAGEIVNVQEGPVNAIVTVKTDGGNTLCSTISIAAIKELGLAPGIKAKAVIKSTSVMIAV, from the coding sequence ATGAATATTAGTGCAAGAAATCAGTTAAAAGGGAAAGTTGCTTCTATTCAGGAAGGTGCAGTAAATGCCATTGTTACTTTAAAGACAGACGGTGGTAATAACTTTACTTCTACTATTTCCAAGGAAGCCGTAAAGGAACTGGGATTGGCCCCAGGCAAAGAGGCGATGGCCGTTATTAAGGCTACAGAAGTAATGATTGGTTTGGGAGAGATGAAGCTCAGCGCCAGAAATCAACTGGCCGGTGAAATTGTAAATGTTCAGGAAGGTCCAGTAAATGCTATCGTAACGGTAAAAACCGATGGCGGGAATACACTTTGTTCCACTATTTCAATAGCTGCCATAAAGGAACTGGGGCTGGCGCCCGGGATTAAAGCAAAAGCTGTCATTAAGTCAACATCTGTTATGATAGCTGTCTAA
- a CDS encoding DUF5652 family protein, which produces MSDSIQSILNNPNILLPLIIWATIWKGLALWRAARLNQVAWYIALLIINTVGVFEIIYLIATNKKYKESNGCIS; this is translated from the coding sequence TTGTCCGATAGCATTCAAAGCATATTAAATAACCCCAACATCTTACTACCATTAATTATTTGGGCTACTATCTGGAAAGGGTTAGCTCTTTGGCGAGCTGCCAGACTTAATCAAGTAGCCTGGTATATAGCCTTACTTATCATTAACACTGTTGGAGTATTTGAAATAATCTATCTCATTGCTACAAATAAAAAATACAAAGAAAGCAACGGCTGTATATCCTAG
- a CDS encoding Ger(x)C family spore germination protein, whose protein sequence is MKRKPGLVLILLIIIPVIISGCWDSIELNKLSIISGLGWDINAKTGKVTLTFQSIIPSEIKSAGGSSGDGGQKRGDPLHTIQLDSSTGSSAYDALNRYTQHSSRRTFYQHTQVYVFGRSAAEQGIYPFLDSIARNPINRPNVLMVVAEKKARDTLRVEDGMENIQAIGMAAQIKLSAEYSQYPVVTYLEFANRLISETTAPLAPMVGIIEQAGPEGDRVQKTRISATAVFKRDRMIGQLNEEESRGLLWAINKVKKGFIIIPGANLEIVSAKSKIIPELQDEKIKITITIDEESNLLEYDGHREISSNFLQELEKGQAREIESQVIAAVEKSRTLNADVFGFGEAVHRKYKKEWPVLKARWEEIYPYIEVVVKVKTHVNEIGEINKALIKD, encoded by the coding sequence ATGAAGAGAAAACCGGGTTTGGTACTTATTTTGTTAATCATTATTCCTGTAATCATATCCGGCTGTTGGGATAGCATTGAGTTGAATAAATTATCTATTATATCCGGCCTGGGTTGGGATATCAATGCAAAAACAGGAAAGGTTACCCTTACCTTTCAATCTATCATTCCCAGCGAGATAAAGAGTGCTGGCGGCAGTAGCGGAGATGGGGGGCAAAAAAGGGGTGACCCACTCCACACCATTCAATTGGACTCCAGCACCGGTTCATCAGCTTATGATGCCTTAAATCGCTATACCCAACATAGTAGTCGCAGAACATTCTATCAGCATACCCAGGTTTATGTCTTTGGCCGCAGTGCTGCTGAACAGGGTATCTATCCTTTCCTTGATTCAATAGCCAGGAATCCGATAAACCGCCCCAATGTCCTGATGGTAGTGGCCGAGAAAAAAGCCCGTGATACTCTAAGGGTTGAGGATGGAATGGAAAACATTCAGGCCATCGGAATGGCTGCTCAGATTAAGCTATCAGCAGAATATTCCCAATACCCGGTGGTCACCTACCTGGAATTTGCCAACCGCTTAATTAGCGAAACTACCGCTCCTCTTGCCCCTATGGTAGGCATCATTGAGCAAGCCGGTCCGGAAGGGGATAGAGTACAAAAAACTCGCATAAGCGCAACGGCCGTTTTTAAAAGAGACAGGATGATAGGGCAACTAAATGAAGAAGAATCAAGGGGTCTTTTGTGGGCCATTAACAAGGTCAAAAAAGGATTTATAATAATCCCGGGAGCTAACCTGGAGATTGTTAGTGCCAAAAGTAAAATTATTCCTGAATTACAGGACGAGAAAATTAAAATTACTATTACCATAGATGAAGAGTCCAACCTGCTGGAGTATGATGGTCACCGGGAGATAAGCTCCAACTTCCTGCAAGAATTGGAAAAGGGCCAGGCCCGGGAGATTGAGAGCCAGGTGATAGCAGCAGTTGAAAAATCCCGGACTCTGAATGCCGATGTTTTTGGCTTTGGGGAGGCGGTTCATCGAAAATATAAAAAAGAATGGCCAGTTCTAAAAGCGAGATGGGAGGAAATCTATCCCTATATTGAGGTTGTGGTAAAGGTAAAAACTCATGTAAATGAAATTGGGGAAATTAATAAAGCATTGATTAAAGATTAA
- a CDS encoding type II toxin-antitoxin system RelB/DinJ family antitoxin has product MAKSSNLYIRIEPEIKEQAEKVFEGLGISMSNAVGLFLRQVVINQAIPFELKLAPDGIKPVDTMMEAEFNTELEKGYAEYLAGHGRSAKEVFSNIRKGLNT; this is encoded by the coding sequence ATGGCTAAATCATCAAACCTTTATATACGCATTGAACCGGAAATAAAAGAACAGGCAGAAAAGGTGTTTGAAGGCTTGGGAATTTCGATGTCAAATGCGGTGGGACTCTTTTTAAGGCAAGTGGTAATTAATCAGGCGATACCTTTTGAATTAAAATTAGCACCGGATGGTATTAAACCTGTCGATACTATGATGGAAGCAGAATTTAATACGGAGTTAGAGAAAGGGTATGCAGAATATTTGGCGGGTCATGGTCGTTCTGCTAAAGAAGTATTTTCTAACATTAGAAAAGGACTAAATACATGA
- a CDS encoding S-layer homology domain-containing protein has translation MAIRRKWIVFFTMLIATLALMLFSPTRVWADTDIKVRICDPDRINDEGDAQEGNTINQVLSAPTVSYGENRELGSVQITGKASIAVPLSEGQKIMVILPWGTSYMQVPDESSYRNYVEWPEQFEGKKNQICDSDGKPGIRFIAATPRSLTIELSHVDSNGEIMVINFLFNQDNYSKTRIASFVEVAEEYLEDQQGEISRREFFTHLARLTGPFSASPLKSINGNIVAADLFADINEEQADIDRILPLIEGGLVKGYAGGLLQPEKSISRAEAAHLAGMLFGVEASEPAPFKDSLPEWAQKGITKAYAASIIQGYPDGSFQASKPLSKAEAIIILQNCLERYCN, from the coding sequence ATGGCTATCCGGAGAAAATGGATAGTGTTTTTTACGATGCTTATTGCTACACTGGCTTTAATGCTTTTTTCACCAACTCGGGTTTGGGCCGATACAGATATAAAAGTAAGGATATGTGATCCTGACCGCATTAATGATGAGGGAGATGCGCAAGAGGGGAATACCATAAACCAGGTTTTATCTGCGCCCACGGTTTCCTATGGGGAAAACAGAGAGCTGGGCAGCGTACAGATTACCGGAAAAGCAAGTATAGCGGTTCCGCTGTCAGAGGGCCAGAAGATAATGGTCATACTCCCCTGGGGAACCAGCTATATGCAGGTTCCCGATGAATCCAGCTACCGCAATTATGTAGAATGGCCGGAGCAGTTCGAGGGGAAGAAGAATCAGATTTGTGATTCTGACGGTAAGCCCGGGATTAGATTTATCGCTGCTACTCCTCGTTCTCTGACCATTGAACTGAGCCATGTAGACAGCAACGGCGAAATCATGGTGATTAATTTTCTCTTTAACCAGGACAATTACAGCAAAACCCGGATAGCTTCCTTTGTTGAAGTAGCAGAAGAATACCTGGAAGACCAGCAAGGGGAAATTAGCCGTCGGGAATTTTTCACCCATTTAGCCCGGCTGACAGGACCGTTTTCTGCTTCACCACTTAAGTCCATCAATGGAAATATAGTAGCTGCTGATTTATTTGCTGATATTAATGAAGAACAAGCAGATATTGATAGAATTCTTCCCCTGATTGAGGGGGGCTTGGTGAAAGGCTATGCAGGAGGGCTTTTGCAACCCGAAAAGAGTATTTCACGAGCCGAAGCTGCCCATTTGGCAGGTATGCTATTTGGAGTTGAGGCATCAGAGCCCGCGCCCTTTAAGGATTCTTTGCCTGAGTGGGCGCAAAAGGGAATCACTAAGGCTTATGCAGCCAGTATTATCCAGGGCTATCCTGATGGAAGCTTTCAGGCTAGCAAACCTTTGAGCAAAGCTGAAGCTATCATAATTCTACAAAACTGCCTGGAAAGATATTGTAATTAA
- a CDS encoding GerAB/ArcD/ProY family transporter, whose protein sequence is MSLENGKISSFQLSVLIIGFVFGASVIIAPGQGAEHDAWIAIALGLMEGLIIAGIFTALARHFKGKTLVEINSLVYGKILGNFISILFIWYLFHLGALVLNNYSRFLKLELYPATPKTLTLILIILVCASTVRRGIEVLARCSLILVTLTIIMAIFDTLLVVPHMVLHNLMPILDIPLGKLLWSSHGTAVFPFGDAVAFLMVLAFVNKPEKGRSAVFKGIMIAGLVLIGVAVRNAAVLGQMNAIYTYPTYITAQVIDVGDVLTRVEVLVAINLITMGFFKISVAYYGTVLGLAQVFNLQSYRPLILPIGILMVILALTNVSNTAEMFDFANQGYPIYTVPFQIAIPLITLFVAKLRKLPKIGGEEI, encoded by the coding sequence ATGTCTTTGGAGAACGGTAAAATATCCAGTTTTCAATTAAGCGTATTAATAATCGGCTTTGTTTTCGGCGCTTCGGTTATTATTGCTCCGGGGCAGGGAGCCGAGCATGATGCCTGGATTGCGATTGCTCTAGGATTGATGGAGGGCTTGATTATAGCCGGGATATTTACTGCCCTGGCCCGGCATTTTAAAGGTAAGACGCTGGTTGAAATAAATTCTTTGGTCTACGGAAAAATCCTGGGCAACTTTATTTCCATTCTCTTTATCTGGTATCTTTTTCACCTGGGTGCCTTAGTTTTAAATAATTACTCCCGTTTTTTAAAATTGGAACTATACCCTGCTACTCCGAAAACACTTACTCTTATTCTAATTATCCTGGTTTGTGCCTCAACCGTGCGCAGGGGTATCGAAGTATTGGCTCGCTGCAGCTTAATCTTAGTAACGCTTACTATTATAATGGCGATTTTTGATACGCTCCTGGTAGTACCGCATATGGTTCTCCATAATTTGATGCCTATTCTCGATATCCCCCTGGGAAAGCTATTATGGAGCAGTCATGGTACCGCCGTCTTTCCCTTTGGAGATGCAGTAGCATTTTTAATGGTATTGGCTTTTGTAAATAAACCCGAAAAAGGTCGTTCAGCTGTTTTCAAAGGTATAATGATAGCGGGATTAGTTCTAATTGGAGTTGCTGTACGCAATGCTGCCGTATTAGGACAAATGAACGCAATTTACACCTATCCAACATACATAACAGCACAAGTAATTGATGTTGGCGATGTTCTCACCCGGGTGGAAGTTTTGGTGGCTATAAATTTAATCACCATGGGATTTTTTAAAATATCGGTGGCATATTATGGAACGGTTTTAGGACTGGCCCAGGTCTTTAATTTGCAGAGTTACCGTCCGCTAATTCTACCGATAGGAATTCTCATGGTAATATTGGCCCTGACTAATGTTAGCAATACGGCGGAAATGTTTGATTTTGCCAACCAGGGCTACCCCATTTATACAGTTCCTTTTCAAATCGCCATTCCGCTTATTACGCTATTTGTAGCCAAACTGCGCAAGCTGCCTAAAATCGGGGGTGAAGAGATTTGA
- a CDS encoding LysR family transcriptional regulator, producing MTIRHLRILIAVYDELNMTAAAKKLYMTQPSISQAIKELENYYGVVLFERLSRKLYITEAGEKAYQYATHIIKLFDELQDNLKENASQKKLVVGANYTVGVALIHKYINNFKGLYPDSEIMVIINNASILIEMLRKNELDLALIEEIINESDLIEDGFYEDRIVIVATPEHKLFAQRELTAYDIINERLLLREKGAGVRNLFELRMNQMGLFIKPYWESTSTTALINAAKNKMGIAVLPFQLVKEHIASGSLKELPVKGMDLSRKLTIVYHKNKFLSSAMQDFIRICHEP from the coding sequence TTGACCATACGGCATTTGCGAATATTAATCGCAGTATATGATGAACTGAATATGACAGCTGCCGCCAAGAAACTATATATGACACAACCCTCTATAAGCCAGGCAATTAAAGAACTGGAAAACTATTACGGGGTCGTTCTTTTTGAGCGGCTATCCCGGAAGCTATATATTACTGAAGCAGGAGAAAAGGCATATCAATACGCAACCCATATCATCAAGCTTTTTGATGAATTACAAGACAACCTTAAAGAAAATGCATCACAGAAAAAGCTTGTGGTAGGTGCTAATTATACCGTTGGTGTTGCCTTAATACATAAATACATTAATAATTTCAAGGGTTTATATCCCGATTCGGAAATTATGGTAATCATAAACAATGCCTCAATTCTTATAGAAATGCTCCGAAAAAATGAACTGGATCTTGCCCTCATTGAAGAAATAATTAATGAATCCGATTTGATAGAAGATGGTTTTTATGAGGATCGTATCGTAATTGTTGCTACTCCAGAACATAAGCTTTTTGCCCAAAGAGAGCTAACTGCATACGATATTATCAATGAGCGCCTCTTGCTGCGGGAAAAGGGCGCTGGCGTTAGAAATCTATTTGAATTAAGAATGAATCAGATGGGATTGTTCATCAAACCCTATTGGGAAAGCACCAGCACTACAGCCCTGATCAATGCAGCAAAAAATAAGATGGGGATTGCGGTTTTGCCTTTTCAGCTGGTCAAAGAACATATTGCTTCAGGTTCTTTAAAAGAACTTCCGGTGAAAGGCATGGATTTAAGCAGAAAATTGACAATTGTATATCATAAGAATAAGTTCCTAAGCAGTGCCATGCAGGATTTTATACGAATATGTCATGAGCCATAG
- a CDS encoding type II toxin-antitoxin system RelE/ParE family toxin, translating to MRQYEVIITPAAENDLREIFMYIATELFEPQTAINLCNRLEQEILKLDTLPERHALYKKEPW from the coding sequence ATGAGACAGTACGAGGTAATTATTACACCTGCTGCGGAAAATGATCTACGGGAGATTTTTATGTATATTGCTACTGAATTATTTGAGCCGCAAACAGCAATTAACCTGTGCAATAGACTTGAACAGGAAATATTGAAGCTAGATACCCTGCCGGAAAGGCATGCCCTGTACAAGAAGGAACCCTGGTAA
- a CDS encoding ketopantoate reductase family protein has protein sequence MKYLIIGAGGTGGSIGAFMTEAGKDLTIIDRGMHLEAIQNHGLKMETTRKGNYTVYPMKAWDMEHYNEHPDVIFNCVKDYSLLDTIPFIKRVAHKDTIVIPILNIYGTGGRMQKLLPDLLVTDGCIYIAAEIKEPGTIMQKGDIFRVVFGVRNPEEYRPVLEQVAADLEGSGITSIISDNIRRDALQKFSYVSPMAACGVYYDINAGAAQREGKERDTFIALMREIEVLAQAMDIHFNVDIVESNLEILDNLSPTASTSLQRDLKQGKDSEMNGLIFEVLRLGRNYAVNLPTYEMIAEKLGFRPENR, from the coding sequence GTGAAATACTTGATAATCGGAGCCGGCGGTACCGGGGGTAGTATCGGGGCATTCATGACCGAGGCAGGTAAAGATCTTACCATAATTGACAGGGGAATGCACCTGGAAGCTATTCAAAATCACGGCTTGAAAATGGAGACTACCAGAAAGGGTAATTATACCGTCTATCCTATGAAGGCTTGGGATATGGAGCATTATAACGAACATCCGGATGTAATATTCAACTGCGTGAAAGACTATTCGCTGCTGGATACCATTCCTTTTATTAAAAGGGTAGCCCATAAAGATACTATCGTTATTCCTATACTTAATATCTATGGCACCGGGGGCAGGATGCAGAAACTGCTGCCGGATTTATTGGTGACGGATGGCTGTATTTATATTGCGGCCGAGATTAAAGAGCCGGGTACCATCATGCAAAAAGGCGATATCTTTCGGGTGGTATTCGGGGTAAGAAACCCGGAGGAGTACCGTCCGGTACTTGAACAGGTGGCTGCAGATCTGGAGGGCAGCGGTATTACAAGCATTATATCTGATAACATCAGGAGAGATGCATTGCAAAAGTTCTCCTATGTGTCTCCTATGGCTGCCTGTGGTGTATATTATGATATTAATGCCGGAGCTGCTCAGCGGGAAGGAAAAGAAAGGGATACATTTATTGCCCTGATGCGCGAGATTGAGGTCCTGGCTCAGGCTATGGATATACACTTTAATGTGGATATCGTGGAAAGCAATCTGGAGATTCTGGATAATCTATCACCAACTGCTTCTACTTCCCTGCAGAGGGACTTAAAACAGGGTAAGGATTCTGAGATGAACGGGCTTATTTTTGAAGTACTTCGATTGGGCCGGAACTATGCTGTAAATCTACCCACTTATGAAATGATTGCTGAAAAACTTGGATTTAGACCTGAGAACAGGTAG
- a CDS encoding TPM domain-containing protein, whose translation MRKAVLILIAMMVLQLFTAPAIAAMDLPQPDRNFYCLDQADMLSEESENAIINTSKNLQQKTSAQIVVVTVPTIGEDLVLEDYSLELFRQWGIGDKEKNNGVLLLIAQKERKSRIEVGYGLEGVLPDGKTGRIQDENLIPYFKNGQYDAGIINTYNALLKEVSQEYDIPYQPASGGQKPSPQKDENEISWPAIIFILIILYIIYRKTRGRGSSGRGPGGSGGGGYFGGGGYSGGGGFGGGGSFGGGGSAGGGGSSRGW comes from the coding sequence ATGCGTAAAGCTGTTTTAATACTGATAGCTATGATGGTGTTACAATTATTCACAGCTCCAGCAATTGCCGCTATGGACTTGCCCCAGCCTGACCGCAATTTCTACTGTCTCGATCAGGCCGATATGCTTAGCGAGGAAAGCGAGAACGCCATTATAAATACCAGTAAGAACCTGCAGCAAAAGACCTCTGCCCAAATCGTAGTGGTTACGGTGCCTACTATCGGGGAAGATCTAGTCCTGGAGGATTATTCCCTGGAGCTTTTTCGCCAATGGGGTATAGGAGATAAAGAGAAGAATAATGGAGTTTTACTGCTAATCGCTCAGAAAGAGCGAAAAAGCCGTATTGAAGTTGGCTATGGTCTGGAGGGTGTACTGCCTGACGGAAAAACTGGCCGGATTCAGGATGAAAACCTGATACCGTATTTTAAAAATGGGCAATATGATGCGGGAATTATTAATACTTATAATGCTTTATTAAAGGAAGTATCACAAGAATATGATATCCCCTACCAGCCTGCTTCTGGTGGCCAGAAACCTTCTCCCCAGAAGGATGAAAATGAAATATCCTGGCCTGCTATCATTTTCATACTTATAATCCTGTATATCATCTACCGTAAAACGCGCGGCCGAGGTTCTTCAGGCAGAGGGCCCGGCGGCAGTGGCGGAGGGGGATATTTCGGTGGGGGCGGTTATTCTGGAGGCGGAGGTTTTGGCGGCGGCGGTAGCTTCGGGGGAGGCGGCTCAGCCGGCGGCGGCGGGAGTAGCCGTGGCTGGTAA
- a CDS encoding LemA family protein encodes MKNRTLLIVLAVLLIMLVAGISTYNGMVAANERIDNKWGDINTQLQRRSDLIPNLVTTTKAYATQEKEIFTQVAEARSKLAGANSVGEKAQADAELSTALSRLLVVVERYPALKSDANFRQLADELAGTENRLAVARRDYNEAVRDYNTRIKKFPANMIAGMGGFAARDYYKAQEGAQEVPQVNF; translated from the coding sequence ATGAAAAATCGGACTCTGTTAATTGTACTGGCGGTTTTGCTCATCATGCTGGTAGCGGGTATTTCTACCTATAATGGCATGGTCGCTGCCAACGAACGTATCGACAATAAGTGGGGGGATATTAATACACAATTGCAAAGACGCTCCGACCTGATTCCCAATTTAGTTACAACTACCAAGGCCTATGCGACCCAGGAAAAAGAGATTTTTACCCAGGTGGCTGAAGCCCGCAGTAAACTGGCAGGAGCAAATTCAGTGGGAGAAAAAGCACAGGCCGATGCTGAACTGAGTACGGCGCTTAGTCGTTTGCTGGTTGTGGTGGAAAGATACCCGGCTTTGAAGTCTGATGCCAATTTCCGTCAACTGGCAGATGAACTGGCAGGAACTGAGAATCGTTTGGCGGTAGCACGCCGGGATTATAATGAAGCGGTTCGGGATTACAATACCCGAATTAAGAAGTTCCCGGCCAATATGATAGCCGGTATGGGCGGTTTTGCGGCCCGGGATTACTATAAAGCCCAGGAGGGGGCCCAGGAAGTACCCCAGGTTAATTTCTAG
- a CDS encoding ABC transporter substrate-binding protein: MPVLDKKYPRLILLLLVLLLLVIGYRYWHGHNQANNENVPGPKQSITVIDNLGRKVQVPAHVERVASLYAFSGHVTAMLGEGDKIVAIPDGLKKDVLLNVMYPKIGDALIPVAAGSINIEELLKTNPDVAFIKNSTALNPAEVEKLDTFNIPYLAVDYNSIEGQQHAIMAIAQALGVPEKGQAYIDYYQASIKRVQKVTATIPEKERVRVYHAVNEATRTDTPDSLSGEWTKIAGAINVSVYHPLRQLEGKNYASLEQILLWDADVILVNEPGVVDYIMTNSQWSSLKAVKNNRVYQMPIGISRWGHPGGLETPLVIMWTAKQLYPEHFEDLDIREEARCFYQTFFNYQVSDEMLTNILNGEGMRGHSRAFLTI; the protein is encoded by the coding sequence ATGCCTGTGTTAGATAAAAAATATCCCCGTTTAATATTATTACTATTAGTTCTTCTGCTGTTGGTGATAGGCTACCGTTATTGGCATGGGCATAATCAAGCAAATAATGAGAATGTACCTGGTCCTAAACAGAGTATAACCGTCATCGACAACCTGGGGCGTAAGGTGCAGGTGCCTGCCCATGTTGAAAGGGTCGCCAGTCTTTATGCCTTTTCCGGGCATGTAACTGCCATGTTAGGAGAAGGGGATAAGATAGTTGCCATTCCCGATGGCTTGAAAAAGGATGTATTGCTAAATGTAATGTATCCTAAGATAGGTGATGCTCTAATACCAGTGGCGGCGGGTTCAATAAACATTGAAGAATTACTAAAAACCAATCCTGATGTAGCCTTTATTAAAAATAGTACTGCTTTAAACCCAGCGGAAGTGGAAAAACTGGATACGTTTAATATTCCGTACCTGGCCGTAGATTATAATAGTATTGAAGGACAGCAGCATGCTATTATGGCTATTGCTCAGGCACTGGGTGTACCTGAAAAGGGTCAGGCCTATATTGATTACTACCAGGCCAGTATAAAACGAGTACAGAAGGTAACGGCAACTATCCCCGAAAAGGAGCGGGTACGGGTTTACCATGCGGTAAATGAAGCAACGCGTACCGACACTCCAGATAGTCTATCGGGTGAATGGACCAAAATAGCAGGGGCTATAAATGTATCGGTATATCATCCTTTACGCCAGTTAGAAGGTAAAAACTACGCCAGTCTGGAGCAGATTCTTTTATGGGATGCGGATGTAATTCTGGTAAATGAACCTGGAGTAGTTGATTATATAATGACTAATTCGCAGTGGTCATCCTTAAAAGCGGTTAAAAACAATAGAGTTTACCAGATGCCTATAGGTATATCCCGCTGGGGGCATCCGGGCGGACTGGAAACCCCGCTGGTCATTATGTGGACGGCGAAGCAGCTCTATCCTGAACATTTTGAGGATTTAGATATAAGAGAAGAGGCCCGCTGTTTTTATCAGACCTTCTTTAACTATCAGGTATCAGATGAAATGCTGACTAATATTTTAAACGGTGAAGGTATGCGAGGGCACAGTAGGGCATTTCTAACAATTTAA